From one Streptomyces sp. NBC_01478 genomic stretch:
- a CDS encoding SDR family oxidoreductase, protein MGLLEDRVVLVNGGSQGVGAGVVRAAVGEGATVVFTGRRAEVGEKLAADTGARFVRADLADPAQARDSVVQAVETHGRVDCLVNAAGLTSRGSLLDTTPELFDQHMAINLKAPFFAMQAAVADMTARKAPGTIVNIGSNCAHGGPSYLAPYSTAKAGLAGLTRNAAHAHRFDRIRINTINIGWTDTEGEDATQRAFHGAGDDWREQAARSQPMGKLGQVDEIAEFVVFLLSDRSGVVTGSVVDWDQNVFGGQD, encoded by the coding sequence ATGGGACTGCTTGAGGACAGAGTCGTCCTCGTCAACGGCGGCAGCCAGGGCGTCGGCGCCGGTGTCGTACGGGCGGCCGTAGGGGAAGGCGCGACCGTCGTCTTCACCGGCCGGCGTGCGGAGGTGGGCGAGAAGCTCGCCGCGGACACCGGCGCCCGCTTCGTGCGGGCGGACCTCGCCGATCCGGCCCAGGCGCGCGACAGCGTCGTACAGGCCGTCGAGACCCACGGTCGCGTCGACTGCCTCGTCAACGCGGCAGGGCTGACCTCACGCGGCTCACTGCTCGACACCACACCCGAGCTGTTCGACCAGCACATGGCGATCAACCTCAAGGCCCCGTTCTTCGCCATGCAGGCGGCCGTCGCCGACATGACCGCCCGCAAGGCACCGGGCACGATCGTCAACATCGGCTCCAACTGCGCCCACGGCGGCCCGTCCTACCTCGCCCCCTACTCCACCGCCAAGGCGGGCCTGGCGGGCCTGACCCGCAACGCGGCCCATGCCCACCGCTTCGACCGGATCCGCATCAACACGATCAACATCGGCTGGACCGACACCGAGGGCGAGGACGCCACCCAGCGCGCCTTCCACGGCGCCGGGGACGACTGGCGCGAGCAGGCCGCCAGGTCGCAGCCGATGGGCAAGCTCGGGCAGGTCGACGAGATCGCCGAGTTCGTCGTGTTCCTGCTCTCCGACCGCAGTGGGGTGGTGACCGGCTCGGTCGTCGACTGGGACCAGAACGTCTTCGGCGGCCAGGACTGA